In Candida orthopsilosis Co 90-125, chromosome 6 draft sequence, the following are encoded in one genomic region:
- a CDS encoding Mip1 protein (S. cerevisiae homolog MIP1 has DNA binding, DNA-directed DNA polymerase activity, 3'-5' exonuclease activity, has role in mitochondrial DNA replication and localizes to mitochondrion), translated as MISRSFTQVVARSSHKIFKLRRHLHKSSTLRNSSALKESPRINQVGIQYLSNQLHKKVFPTSELDDYLKPKHPELLETAKKHLEANDLLGKKTQITDPINISHFPDLVGKSLDEHFYKLGQKSAEPYLSMAQSFLSPKSSIPPIPSQDEWLMQPGWTRYTQDAKPEQVLYPLEDELVFDVEVLYKIKKFPIIATCASSKAWYGWVSPVLLDANDRWKKTIDYNHLIPMNCAKQPKLIVGYNVSYDRARILEEYHIKRSKAFYLDGMAMHVAISGICSRQRPMWQKFNKAQTKAEAEEEDEEDYDAHEEDEYDPAVSIQEDPWLLTGSPNSLANVAKFHCGIEMNKTDREYFASEDPRVIVKNFNLLMNYCAHDVDATYKVTKKLFPDFFTKVPHPVSFAALKHLGSLILPTSTKWKSYIESAESCYDANRAEVNDTLKKLALDLIRFIEKKDSKLRPKYENDPWLNQLNWDLKRGRFKKDGSPYKRNAYLTGYPEWYRDLWGSISPAGTQMNLTLKTRITPLLLKLKWENYPLFWTDSEGWCFKVPFDEEVFAYLFSKNYVRATLTPEENDATHDKLHEDGKSYVLFKVPHPDGPKKRCTSILSKNYMKYFDDGTLTSEYDYAKKILKLNNEASYWMGSRNRIMDQFVVYNKEGKNKFFDTKKECLEHKDMGIIIPNLASMGTITRGATENTWLTASNAKKNRIGSELKALIEAPEGYCFIGADVDSEELWIASLVGDSMFGIHGGSALGWMTLEGEKSQGTDLHSKTASILGISRNDAKVFNYGRIYGAGVTFATRLLKQFNSELSDAKTEEIAQKLYASTKGMTQTPRSLGSKKLYYGGSESIMFNALESIAHQPEPKTPVLGASITDALNAKNLKKNTYMTSRVNWTIQSSGVDYLHLLIVSMEYLIEKYGIDARLAITVHDELRYLVKEKDKYIAALLLQISNLWTRAMFCEQLGIKEVPQSCAFFSEVDIDHVLRKEVSMDCVTPSHPNPIVPGESLNINQLLEKTDNGEVLNCNPKLMTLRTTKYEPRVPVIQTLRSGWTEQARIQMVKLQASTSKEEWIQNLRQLNRVIKTYVTDEQKEILVKLHDDRVNEKARFVVYRRDRKKKTSNQDASKATSDFDLEVKLQDVKTKGKGVRTGPSENKSTSMKKATKDEATEDTFAKSKQMSTRRNEESNVGVRYGKSGYHNPRLVIDATPKSAWTSQDTQHESSKADETVTSAMHSQASPFPTNTNPSPLRQPSAQSLPPPYHYPSTSARTHFSKLGIANKMGYHTISPFVYQAPLNRRDTVAGFSSREPTRSNQLMVDCDYELCCGDRFETRHRSRRRQMSNVEMRLAGEGLGEIEEIGWRKRRRRGKSG; from the coding sequence ATGATTAGCCGACTGTTTACACAAGTGGTTGCCAGATCATCACACAAGATATTCAAGCTAAGGCGACATCTCCACAAGTCAAGCACGTTACGAAACTCCTCTGCCTTGAAGGAGTCACCACGTATAAACCAAGTGGGGATCCAGTACTTGTCCAATCAACTACATAAGAAAGTCTTTCCCACCAGTGAACTAGATGACTATCTCAAACCAAAACACCCAGAACTACTAGAAACAGCGAAGAAACATCTAGAGGCCAATGATCTACTTGGTAAAAAGACTCAAATAACGGACCCTATCAATATTAGTCATTTCCCCGATTTGGTTGGCAAGAGCCTTGATGAACATTTCTACAAACTAGGTCAAAAATCGGCAGAACCATATCTATCAATGGCACAAAGCTTTCTCCTGCCAAAGTCATCTATCCCACCAATACCGTCTCAAGATGAATGGCTTATGCAGCCGGGATGGACCAGATATACACAAGATGCAAAACCCGAACAAGTACTTTATCCACTAGAAGATGAGCTAGTTTTCGATGTGGAAGTactttacaaaatcaaaaagtttCCAATTATAGCCACCTGTGCATCATCCAAGGCATGGTATGGTTGGGTATCACCAGTGCTCCTTGATGCGAATGATCGATGGAAAAAGACAATCGACTACAACCATTTAATACCAATGAATTGTGCCAAACAACCTAAGTTGATTGTTGGGTATAACGTAAGCTATGATCGTGCGAGGATTTTAGAAGAGTACCAtatcaaaagatcaaaagcATTTTACCTCGATGGAATGGCAATGCATGTAGCCATAAGCGGCATATGCTCACGACAACGACCCATGTGgcaaaaattcaacaaagcaCAAACAAAGGCAGAAGcagaagaggaagatgaagaggattATGATGCGCacgaagaagatgaatACGATCCAGCTGTATCTATTCAAGAAGATCCTTGGTTATTGACCGGCTCGCCAAACTCATTAGCAAATGTTGCTAAATTTCATTGTGGAATTGAAATGAACAAAACAGATCGTGAATACTTTGCATCGGAGGATCCTCGAGTGATTGTAAAGaattttaatttattgatgaacTATTGTGCACATGATGTTGACGCAACATACAAGGTGACAAAGAAGCTATTTCCTGACTTTTTCACAAAAGTGCCGCATCCTGTCTCATTTGCTGCTTTGAAACACTTAGGATCGTTGATTTTGCCAACAAGTACGAAATGGAAAAGTTATATAGAATCGGCAGAATCATGCTACGACGCTAATAGAGCAGAAGTGAATGATAcgttgaaaaaattggcaTTGGACTTGATACGATTTATCGAGAAAAAGGATTCCAAATTGAGACCGAAATATGAAAATGACCCTTGgttgaatcaattaaatTGGGATTTGAAGAGGGGAAGGTTCAAGAAGGATGGCTCTCCTTATAAAAGGAATGCGTATCTAACTGGGTATCCTGAATGGTATAGGGATTTATGGGGTTCTATATCCCCAGCTGGAACTCAAATGAATCTCACCTTGAAAACAAGAATAACACCATTGTTGCTTAAACTAAAATGGGAAAACTACCCCTTATTTTGGACCGATTCAGAAGGATGGTGTTTCAAAGTgccatttgatgaagaagtgTTTGCATACTTGTTTTCGAAAAATTACGTACGTGCAACATTGACACCTGAAGAGAATGATGCCACACATGACAAATTACACGAGGATGGTAAATCGTATGTTTTGTTCAAGGTTCCCCACCCTGATGGTCCAAAAAAGCGTTGCacatcaattctttcaaaaaactATATGAAGTACTTTGACGATGGGACATTGACTTCCGAATATGATTATGCAAAAAAGATTTTAAAACTCAATAATGAAGCTTCGTACTGGATGGGTAGCCGTAATCGTATAATGGATCAGTTTGTGGTTTACAACAAAGAAGGAAAGAATAAGTTCTTTGATACGAAAAAGGAGTGTCTTGAACATAAAGATATGGGTATAATTATTCCAAACTTAGCTTCTATGGGTACAATTACCAGAGGAGCCACTGAAAATACCTGGCTCACGGCGTCTAATGCGAAAAAGAATCGTATTGGATCGGAATTGAAAGCATTAATTGAAGCACCAGAGGGCTACTGTTTTATTGGAGCTGATGTTGATTCGGAAGAATTGTGGATTGCGTCGTTAGTTGGTGACTCAATGTTTGGTATACATGGTGGATCAGCATTAGGTTGGATGACGTTGGAGGGAGAGAAACTGCAAGGTACGGACTTGCATTCAAAAACAGCCAGTATTTTGGGAATTTCTCGTAATGATGCAAAAGTGTTTAATTATGGTCGGATCTATGGGGCTGGTGTTACATTTGCTACAAGGTTGTTGAAACAGTTTAATAGTGAGCTTTCGGACGCCAAAACTGAGGAAATCGCTCAAAAGTTGTATGCAAGCACTAAAGGGATGACTCAAACACCACGGTCTCTAGGTCTGAAAAAGTTGTATTATGGAGGTAGTGAATCCATAATGTTCAATGCTTTAGAGTCAATTGCGCATCAACCAGAACCTAAAACACCAGTACTAGGAGCCTCAATTACAGATGCATTGAACGccaaaaacttgaaaaagaatacatACATGACCTCGCGAGTCAATTGGACTATTCAAAGCTCGGGTGTTGACTACttgcatttgttgattgtatCAATGGaatatttgattgaaaagtatGGCATTGATGCAAGGTTAGCCATAACTGTACATGATGAGTTACGATATCTTGTCAAAGAGAAGGACAAGTACATAGCTGCTTTGCTTTTACAAATAAGCAATTTATGGACCAGAGCCATGTTTTGTGAACAGTTGGGTATTAAAGAAGTTCCTCAATCGTGTGCATTTTTTTCCGAAGTTGACATTGACCATGTATTGAGAAAAGAAGTGAGTATGGATTGTGTAACTCCATCCCATCCAAATCCCATTGTTCCAGGCGAATCATTAAATATAAaccaattgttggaaaagaCTGACAATGGAGAAGTGTTGAATTGTAATCCTAAGTTGATGACATTGAGGACAACCAAATATGAGCCACGAGTTCCGGTGATTCAAACATTACGTAGTGGATGGACTGAACAAGCTCGTATTCAAATGGTCAAATTGCAAGCATCGACAAGTAAAGAAGAATGGATTCAGAATTTGCGACAGTTGAATCGGGTGATCAAGACATATGTTACTGATGAACAGAAGGAGATATTGGTCAAATTACATGACGATCGTGTCAATGAAAAGGCACGCTTTGTAGTTTATCGACGTGATcgcaaaaagaaaacacTGAACCAAGATGCTAGTAAAGCAACACTGGATTTCGATTTGGAAGTGAAGTTGCAGGATGTGAAGACAAAAGGTAAGGGAGTAAGAACGGGCCCCAGTGAAAACAAGAGCACGAGCATGAAAAAGGCAACGAAAGATGAGGCTACTGAGGATACCTTTGCAAAGTCAAAACAAATGAGCACCAGAAGAAATGAAGAGTCCAATGTCGGCGTTCGGTACGGGAAATCTGGTTACCATAATCCACGATTGGTGATAGATGCAACTCCCAAATCGGCTTGGACCTCGCAAGACACACAACATGAATCGAGTAAGGCTGATGAAACAGTGACATCGGCAATGCATTCCCAAGCACTGCCTTTTCCCACCAACACTAATCCATCTCCGTTACGTCAACCGTCAGCCCAATCATTGCCACCTCCTTATCATTATCCTAGCACTTCGGCTAGAACACATTTCTCAAAATTAGGAATTGCAAACAAGATGGGTTATCATACAATTTCTCCTTTTGTGTATCAAGCTCCATTAAATAGACGTGATACAGTGGCTGGTTTCTCGAGTCGTGAACCTACTAGGTCAAATCAATTAATGGTTGATTGTGATTATGAACTTTGTTGTGGCGACCGATTTGAGACAAGACATCGACTGCGTCGACGACAGATGAGTAATGTTGAAATGCGACTCGCAGGAGAGGGACTTGGTGAAATAGAAGAGATCGGATGGAGGAAAAGACGACGACGAGGAAAGAGCGggtga